TCCTGCGGAAATCGAAAAACTCGAAATTGAACAAGCAGAGCTATCTGACAAACTTGCAGATGGTTCATGGTTTGTCAGTAATGCCGATGAAGCAACTAAAGCAAGTCAACGCCTAGCAGAAATTGAAGAAGTATTACTTGAAAAATTAGAACGTTGGGATGAACTTGAACAAATGAGCAAAGGAAATTAATTTGCGTTCTTTCCTACGAGTTAAATAACAAAAAAGCCTCCTGAAATTAAGGGGGCTTTTTTTAGAATATATAAATTTTGAAAGCACAAAAATCTATAAAAAACACGTGATGAGTGATTAAATTTGGTTAGGCTTAATCGTTTAAAATATCGCTCTGTTTGAATATAAGACTTATAAAAATAATTATGTTATATCTACCCATATAATAATATTCGAGTAGTTTTTCATGCTAGATCTTTCTCAAATTTTAGCATTCGGATTAATCTGCTTGGCGATGGTGCTTACCCCTGGCCCAAACATGATTTACCTTATTTCTCGTTCAATTTGCCAAGGAAAAACGGCGGGATTTATTTCACTTGCTGGTGTCGGCGTTGGCTTCATATTTTATATGCTTTGCGCTTCTTTCGGGATCACAGCGCTTATTATCGCAGTCCCTTATGCTTATGACACTATACGCATTGCCGGAGCCATTTATTTACTCTGGTTAGCATGGAAAGCTCTACGCCCTAATGCATCCCCTATTTTTGATGTAAAGCAGTTATCAGTAGATTCTCCAGCTAAACTATTTTTAATGGGTTTTGCTACAAATCTACTTAATCCTAAAATTGCGATTATGTATCTATCGTTATTGCCACAGTTTATTCACCCACAACAAGGCAGTATTTTATGGCAATCTATTCAACTCGGCACTATTCAAATTTTTGTCAGCGTTTCAGTAAATGCGCTGATTGTGCTTTCTGCGGGTAGCATTGCTCTTTTTCTTCAACAGAAGCCTCTTTGGGCAAATATACAACGCTGGCTTATGGGAACAGTGTTAGCTGGACTTGCAGTTCGCATTCTTTTAGAAAATCGTCGATAACCGCGCTTTACTTCTTCATCTTAACCGCTCAATTCAACAGTGTATTACGACGATAAATTCAGTTCGTGATACACTTTTGCCAGTTTTAATTTTGAATTCTTTATATCGCTATGAGCCAAAAGCAGACTTATACGCCCGGTGAATTTCAATGGTCCTTTTTATTGCCTAAATATTGGGGTATTTGGATTGCCATTGTTTTTTTAATGCTTTTGGCTATTTTGCCATGGGCAATTCAATGGCGTCTGGCTCATGGCTTAGCAAATCTTGCTTGGAAATATTTAAAATCTCGCCGAAAAACGACTATTCGTAATTTAGAAGTCTGCTTTCCCGAATGGTCAGCCGAAAAAGTACAGCAACAAGCTAAGCAAGTTTTTGTAGATATGATGCTTGGTATTTTTGAGACATTAAATGCATGGTATAAGCCTTACTGGTTTAAAAACCGTGTCACCATTGAAGGTTTAGAACACATTACCAATGCTCAAGCTCAGGGCAAAGGCGTTTTATTATTGGGAACTCATAGTACGCTTCTTGATGCAGGGGGTTATGTGTGCGCTCAATATTTCGAGCCAGATGTCGTCTATCGACCTCAAAACAACCCATTGCTCGATATGCTGATTTATCGTTGCCGTGGCACCATTTATAAAGCACAAATCGATCATGATGATATGCGTGGTTTAATTCGTCATCTTAAAGATGGTGATGCAATTTGGTATAGCCCTGATCAAGACTTCGGACTCAAGCAAGGCGTTATGGCACCATTTTTTGGTGTACCAGCTGCTACAGTGACTGCTCACCGACGTTTATTAAAAATCTCGAAGGCAGTCGCAGTTCCTTTATATTTTTATCGTCAAGGCGATGTACAAAACCCTAAATATCATATCTTGATTGAACCTGCGGTCGACAATATGCCAAGTGAAGATGAAGTTGATGATGCAACACGTGTGAATAAGATTATTGAAAATCAGCTTCGTATCGCACCAACTCAATATATGTGGTTCCATCGTCGCTTTAAAACACGTCCTGAGGGATATGAGGAAATTTATTAAGATAAGGCTGTAATAATTTTAGATTAGTAATAGGCACAGCCTCGATTTATAGTGATATTCAAATAATTTCGAATAGGCAGACCTTACTTTTTAGGGATAAAAAGTAAGCAAAAATCCTTTGTTCCGCTGATGTTACATCCTTGTAACACAGCGCAACAGCGACATCCATGTCGCTATCACGATAGTAAACTCTGGATAATGATTTAGTTTGAGATGATGTATCTGTGGATGATCCATCTTTTATGTACGTATAAGGCAAAAAACAATGAAAGTGATGCAACTTCTCCCTGAACTTAATAGCGGTGGCGTAGAACGCGGCACACTAGAAATTGCACGTGCACTGGTTGCACAAGGCCATCAATCTTTGGTTGTTTCAAATGGCGGACGTCTAGTGTCCCAGCTCGAAGCTGAAGGTTCTATTCATTTAACACTGCCTATCCATAAAAAATCATTGTCGAGCTTATGGCAAATCCGTCCATTACGTCAGCTGATTGAACAGCATCAACCCGATATTGTACATGTACGCTCTCGTGTACCAGCTTGGCTTACTCACTTCGCTTTGAGAAAAATACCAGCAAACAAACGCCCTCACCTCATTAGCACGGTACATGGCTTTTATTCAGTTAATCGTTATAGTGCGATTATGACTCAAGCTGAAAAAGTCATTGCTGTTTCTGACAGTGTGGTTAAGTACATCACTGACCATTATAAAAACTGCCCACCACAAGATATTGTGCGGATTTATCGAGGCATTGACCCTACCGCTTTTCCGCATAATTACCAACCTTCAGCACAATGGTTCAATCAAGTTTTTAATGATTTCCCTGAGCTTGAAAATAAGTTTTTACTTTGCTTACCTGGTCGTATTACGCGTTTAAAAGGACATGAAAGTTTAATTGAACTGATGCAGCAACTTCAGACGCAATATCCTCAGCTACATGCAGTTGTTGTCGGTGGGGCTGATGCCAAAAAGCAAGCTTACTTAAACGAACTGCAAAGCACCATTCAAAGCAAAGGACTTACTGATAAAATCACCTTTGTAGGCCATCGCTCTGATATTCGCGAATGGCTGGCTTTTAGCGATATTGTGCTCTCTCTATCCAATCAGGCAGAAACATTCGGTAGAACAGCATTAGAAGCGCTTTCAGTCGGTACGCCAGTGATTGGCTGGAACCGTGGAGGTGTTGCCGAGATTTTATCGAACGTCTATCCGCAAGGTCTTGTTG
This genomic stretch from Acinetobacter pittii harbors:
- the yahN gene encoding LysE family translocator, translated to MLDLSQILAFGLICLAMVLTPGPNMIYLISRSICQGKTAGFISLAGVGVGFIFYMLCASFGITALIIAVPYAYDTIRIAGAIYLLWLAWKALRPNASPIFDVKQLSVDSPAKLFLMGFATNLLNPKIAIMYLSLLPQFIHPQQGSILWQSIQLGTIQIFVSVSVNALIVLSAGSIALFLQQKPLWANIQRWLMGTVLAGLAVRILLENRR
- the lpsB gene encoding glycosyltransferase family 4 protein yields the protein MKVMQLLPELNSGGVERGTLEIARALVAQGHQSLVVSNGGRLVSQLEAEGSIHLTLPIHKKSLSSLWQIRPLRQLIEQHQPDIVHVRSRVPAWLTHFALRKIPANKRPHLISTVHGFYSVNRYSAIMTQAEKVIAVSDSVVKYITDHYKNCPPQDIVRIYRGIDPTAFPHNYQPSAQWFNQVFNDFPELENKFLLCLPGRITRLKGHESLIELMQQLQTQYPQLHAVVVGGADAKKQAYLNELQSTIQSKGLTDKITFVGHRSDIREWLAFSDIVLSLSNQAETFGRTALEALSVGTPVIGWNRGGVAEILSNVYPQGLVEAENEKALIETVKKHIEQPQVVAPVTMFSLKDMCDQTLELYQRVLK
- the lpxL gene encoding LpxL/LpxP family Kdo(2)-lipid IV(A) lauroyl/palmitoleoyl acyltransferase — its product is MSQKQTYTPGEFQWSFLLPKYWGIWIAIVFLMLLAILPWAIQWRLAHGLANLAWKYLKSRRKTTIRNLEVCFPEWSAEKVQQQAKQVFVDMMLGIFETLNAWYKPYWFKNRVTIEGLEHITNAQAQGKGVLLLGTHSTLLDAGGYVCAQYFEPDVVYRPQNNPLLDMLIYRCRGTIYKAQIDHDDMRGLIRHLKDGDAIWYSPDQDFGLKQGVMAPFFGVPAATVTAHRRLLKISKAVAVPLYFYRQGDVQNPKYHILIEPAVDNMPSEDEVDDATRVNKIIENQLRIAPTQYMWFHRRFKTRPEGYEEIY